From Actinosynnema mirum DSM 43827, a single genomic window includes:
- a CDS encoding 4a-hydroxytetrahydrobiopterin dehydratase gives MAELLTDDQLTAELADLPEWTAQGVSLVRTADLPSFRAAIDVVDRVADVAERMDHHPDIDIRWRTLVFHCSTHSAGGITTLDVSLAHEIDRALDALA, from the coding sequence ATGGCCGAGCTGCTGACCGACGACCAGCTGACCGCGGAGCTGGCGGACCTGCCGGAGTGGACGGCGCAGGGGGTGTCGCTGGTGCGCACGGCGGACCTGCCGTCGTTCCGGGCGGCGATCGACGTGGTGGACCGCGTGGCGGACGTCGCCGAGCGCATGGACCACCACCCGGATATCGACATCCGCTGGCGCACGCTGGTGTTCCACTGCTCCACGCACTCGGCGGGCGGGATCACCACGCTGGACGTGTCGCTGGCGCACGAGATCGACCGGGCGCTCGACGCGCTGGCGTGA